One window of the Anopheles cruzii chromosome 2, idAnoCruzAS_RS32_06, whole genome shotgun sequence genome contains the following:
- the LOC128277866 gene encoding lysozyme-like, whose product MVRSVNAVLLLFLLPLATKAAFLSNLNTTCFRCMCEASTGCNVKAACRQMYCGPFAISRAYWIDAGKVVLPSDKATRWGAFEDCANDYNCATNIINHYMEKYATDCNLDGLVDCTDYTMLHVNGGPICNQPLSGAFARTFSKCLENSGRNSRQ is encoded by the exons ATGGTCCGTTCGGTAAACgctgttttgctgctgtttctaTTGCCCTTGGCCACCAAGGCCGCGTTTCTTTCAAACCTGAATACCACCTGTTTCCGGTGCATGTGCGAGGCTTCAACCGGATGCAATGTGAAGGCAGCGTGCAGACAGATG TACTGTGGTCCATTCGCGATATCGCGCGCGTACTGGATAGATGCTGGCAAGGTTGTCCTACCATCGGACAAAGCGACACGCTGGGGCGCTTTCGAGGATTGTGCGAACGATTATAATTGTGCGACCAACATTATCAACCATTACATGGAGAAGTACGCTACGGATTGTAACCTGGACGGGCTGGTGGATTGCACCGATTATACGATGCTGCACGTAAACGGAGGCCCAATATGCAACCAACCGCTTTCCGGTGCATTTGCGCGAACGTTTTCGAAATGCTTAGAAAACTCTGGGCGGAATTCGcgacaataa
- the LOC128269458 gene encoding U6 snRNA phosphodiesterase 1, giving the protein MDCQAKLPPPVLNIQSSATTGEDHAEDSSKHQGRKRSFPHERGIWSSYVYVDYGEADALVRLQEEWINVLQTYHLFDFQPIDRMHLSLTKTFTIRHHNIAPFVSSLQELVGACQRFRLEFEGVGVYANEERSRTFIGVRIAEVSCVPLNTLVGKLDECLREYKLPPFYTDRSFHISLLWSLGDQREAICKVLPKLTQLFDDTYEEEYCDLSQATRTLSFKCGNKFYRLPLACQK; this is encoded by the exons ATGGATTGCCAAGCGAAACTTCCGCCGCCAGTGCTCAACATACAAtcttcggccaccaccggcgaagATCATGCTGAGGATTCCAGCAAACACCAAGGACGCAAGCGTTCGTTCCCTCACGAACGCGGCATATGGTCCAGCTACGTGTATGTTGACT ACGGCGAAGCCGATGCATTGGTGCGTCTGCAAGAGGAGTGGATCAATGTGCTTCAAACGTACCACTTGTTTGACTTTCAACCCATCGATCGCATGCATCTTAGCCTCACGAAAACCTTCACCATCCGGCACCACAACATTGCCCCATTCGTTAGCAGTCTACAGGAACTCGTCGGCGCCTGTCAACGCTTCCGGCTCGAATTTGAAGGGGTTGGCGTTTACGCGAACGAGGAGCGCTCGCGTACGTTCATTGGCGTGCGCATAGCCGAGGTGTCCTGCGTACCGCTCAACACCCTGGTGGGTAAGCTTGACGAGTGCCTGCGAGAATACAAACTGCCACCGTTCTacaccgaccgatcgttcCACATAAGCCTGCTGTGGAGTTTGGGCGATCAGCGGGAAGCGATCTGCAAAGTGCTACCGAAGCTGACGCAACTTTTCGACGACACTTACGAGGAAGAATACTGTGATTTATCTCAAGCAACCAGAACACTATCGTTTAAgtgtggaaataaattttatcgTTTGCCACTTGCGTGTCAGAAATGA
- the LOC128277865 gene encoding protein Notchless: MEVDPIEADPVTHTLQARFVSDTGEEAGPPLDLPINVTKEQLELICNALLKNEEQTPYLFFVHDEEIKLTIQQTLDQKQLNVEDVLDIVYQPQAVFRVRPVTRCTSTMPGHAEAVVSLAFSPNSAHLASGSGDKTLRLWDLNTETPHFTCVGHRQWVMCVAWSPDSLKVASACKAGEIRIWCPDTGKQLGRALVGHKKWISCLAWEPYHKNPDCRFMASAGNDNDVRIWDVVLGTCVRTISGHIAAVTSVRWGGTGLLYTSSRDRLIKMWRAEDGVLCKTFTGHAHWVNSLALSTDYVLRTGPFHPVMDKAQMYGVVDKDKDTLRRMALERYEKVCPDGVESFVSCSDDFTLYLWSSNQKQFITRMTGHQNVVNDVKYSPDVKLVASASFDKSIRLWRASDGAFICALRGHVQAVYTVAWSADSRLVLSGSKDSTLKVWSVKERKLAQELPGHADEVYGVDWAPDGSRVASGGKDKVLKLWAY; this comes from the exons ATGGAAGTGGATCCGATCGAAGCGGACCCGGTTACGCACACCCTGCAGGCCCGGTTCGTCTCCGACACCGGCGAGGAGGCAGGCCCACCGCTCGATTTACCCATTAACGTGACGAAGGAACAGCTGGAACTCATTTGCAATGCGTTGTTGAAGAAC GAGGAACAAACACCGTACCTGTTCTTTGTCCACGATGAGGAAATTAAACTGACCATCCAGCAAACGCTCGACCAGAAGCAGCTAAACGTGGAGGATGTCCTCGACATCGTCTACCAACCGCAGGCCGTATTCCGGGTGCGCCCGGTGACGCGATGCACCAGCACCATGCCGGGCCACGCCGAGGCCGTCGTGTCGCTGGCGTTTAGCCCGAACAGTGCCCATCTGGCCAGTGGGTCGGGCGATAAGACGCTGCGTCTGTGGGACCTGAACACCGAAACGCCACATTTCACCTGCGTCGGCCATCGCCAGTGGGTGATGTGTGTGGCTTGGTCTCCCGATTCGCTGAAAGTGGCTTCGGCCTGCAAGGCGGGCGAAATTCGGATCTGGTGTCCCGACACCGGCAAGCAGCTTGGCCGGGCGCTGGTCGGGCACAAGAAATGGATCAGCTGTCTTGCGTGGGAACCGTACCACAAGAACCCCGATTGCCGGTTCATGGCCAGTGCCGGCAACGATAACGATGTGCGCATTTGGGACGTGGTGCTGGGTACGTGCGTTCGTACAATATCCGGCCACATTGCGGCCGTCACGTCGGTCCGCTGGGGCGGCACCGGTCTGTTGTACACATCGTCGCGCGATCGGCTGATCAAAATGTGGCGTGCCGAAGATGGTGTCCTCTGTAAAACGTTCACCGGGCACGCGCACTGGGTGAACAGCTTGGCCCTGAGCACGGACTACGTGTTGCGGACGGGACCATTCCATCCGGTGATGGATAAAGCGCAAATGTACGGTGTGGTCGACAAGGACAAGGACACACTCCGGCGGATGGCGCTCGAGCGGTACGAGAAGGTGTGTCCGGATGGAGTGGAATCGTTTGTTTCCTGCTCCGATGACTTCACGCTCTACCTGTGGAGCTCGAACCAGAAACAGTTCATAACGCGAATGACTGGCCACCAGAACGTCGTGAACGATGTGAAGTACTCGCCGGATGTTAAGCTGGTAGCGTCTGCGTCGTTCGACAAGTCGATACGGCTGTGGCGTGCAAGCGACGGAGCGTTTATTTGCGCCTTACGGGGACACGTGCAGGCCGTCTACACCGTGGCCTGGTCCGCTGACTCACGCCTGGTGCTGAGTGGCAGCAAGGACTCGACCCTGAAGGTGTGGAGCGTAAAGGAGCGCAAGCTGGCCCAAGAGCTCCCCGGACACGCCGATGAAGTGTACGGCGTTGACTGGGCTCCGGATGGTTCGCGTGTTGCATCCGGCGGTAAAGACAAGGTTCTCAAGCT GTGGGCATACTGA
- the LOC128277859 gene encoding dynein regulatory complex subunit 6-like isoform X1 yields MMDFFIAKNHNTPDPAAVSATLPDSTKQVNGKRVKKRKVPTIMVTPPTPPPEPVFSGFNYLPMELLLKIMKQISVDDRLACGQTCHRWMEAAHNYLPFGRRIIYKFTNINFCDYEPPIKTFLEAFRIFPRISIKSCTFYGNSQFWPSFGDYVMELSIKNCLIRDTELLFVLENVPNLRQLKIEQCDELFRTWHFTKRITCCESHFVLPDLADVSLANNDFLDELHFNKLMTLAPNIAHLDISNCFKMVAAHRRVAMVEHIMRFINMHQFQLQTLNFSGTLAIDDICLSTLSMIDGLSLETFSMTFCDKIPSAIIDLLRRQPDLNITQDLEWKVGRHPIKAPGFISFLVRQTNLVHLDLTSSLGITDEVMELITTCLPKLKTLKLRRCILVTDEGIMNIVNLQDLEVLDLSNCYRISDHAMYRGVIGRKVKNFKELYLCELPTLSDYSLIQVTLNFEMIQILDLSNSPNAATDATMQYVNYYLVSLKQLYLYCCTKLTDSGLTGIDLPVKPMITWDKEETFPLDRLFKLRVLNLIGCYRITDLSLQEAFKLAELKELHLARCYQISEAGIAVLAETAKALEFLDLSECTNINDNCIEMLTRNLKRLRTLKVNKCPLLTSACLEIIGNNCSYLKFFHVSGCDRVKKSKKRLAHLPSLKAVYFEW; encoded by the exons ATGATGGATTTTTTTATCGCCAAAAACCACAATACGCCGGACCCGGCAGCGGTGTCGGCCACGTTGCCGGACTCTACGAAGCAGGTGAACGGAAAACGGGTTAAGAAGCGCAAGGTACCAACGATCATGGTGACACCACCGACGCCTCCACCGGAACCCGTCTTCTCAGGATTCAACTATCTACCGATGGAG ctgctgctgaagaTCATGAAACAAATCTCGGTCGACGATCGGCTTGCGTGCGGGCAAACGTGTCACCGGTGGATGGAAGCGGCCCACAACTACCTGCCGTTTGGCCGGCGCATCATCTATAAGTTTACGAACATCAACTTCTGTGACTACGAGCCACCGATCAAGACGTTTCTGGAGGCATTCCGCATTTTTCCACGGATCTCAATCAAATCCTGCACCTTCTACGGCAACAGTCAGTTTTGGCCCAGCTTTGGAGACTACGTGATGGAGCTGTCGATAAAAAACTGCCTGATCAGGGACACGGAGCTGCTGTTCGTGTTGGAGAACGTGCCAAATTTGCGTCAGCTCAAAATAGAGCAGTGCGACGAGCTGTTCCGAACGTGGCACTTCACAAAGCGCATCACCTGCTGCGAGTCTCACTTTGTGCTGCCGGATTTGGCCGACGTGTCGCTGGCGAACAATGACTTCTTGGATGAGCTGCACTTTAACAAGCTGATGACGCTGGCCCCGAATATTGCGCATTTGGATATTTCGAACTGCTTCAAAATGGTGGCCGCCCATCGCCGAGTGGCCATGGTGGAGCATATTATGCGTTTTATCAACATGCACCAGTTCCAGCTGCAAACGCTGAACTTCAGCGGCACGCTCGCCATCGACGACATATGCCTCAGCACGCTGTCCATGATCGATGGGCTCAGCCTGGAGACGTTCAGCATGACGTTCTGTGATAAGATCCCGTCGGCCATCATCGATCTGCTGCGCCGCCAGCCGGACCTGAACATCACGCAGGATCTGGAGTGGAAAGTGGGCCGCCATCCGATCAAGGCGCCCGGGTTCATCAGTTTTCTCGTGCGCCAGACGAATCTTGTCCACCTGGACCTGACCTCGTCACTAGGGATCACCGATGAAGTGATGGAACTGATTACCACGTGTTTGCCGAAGCTGAAAACCCTCAAACTGCGCCGGTGCATCCTAGTGACCGACGAGGGCATAATGAACATAGTCAATCTGCAGGATCTGGAGGTGTTGGATCTGTCCAATTGCTACCGCATCTCCGATCACGCCATGTACCGGGGTGTGATTGGGCGGAAGGTGAAGAATTTCAAGGAGCTCTATCTGTGCGAGCTGCCCACGCTAAGCGACTACTCACTCATACAG GTGACGTTGAACTTCGAAATGATTCAAATTCTGGACCTTAGCAACAGCCCGAACGCCGCTACGGATGCCACGATGCAGTACGTGAATTACTATCTGGTTTCGCTGAAGCAACTTTACCTTTACTGCTGCACCAAACTTACCGACTCCGGTCTCACGGGGATCGACCTACCGGTGAAGCCCATGATCACGTGGGACAAGGAGGAAACCTTTCCGCTAGATCGTCTGTTCAAGCTGCGTGTCCTGAATCTCATCGGGTGCTACCGCATCACCGATCTATCGCTCCAGGAAGCCTTCAAGCTGGCCGAACTGAAGGAGCTTCACCTGGCGCGCTGCTATCAG ATATCCGAAGCCGGCATCGCGGTGCTGGCGGAAACGGCCAAAGCGCTTGAGTTCCTGGATCTCAGCGAGTGTACCAACATCAACGATAACTGCATCGAGATGCTGACCCGCAACCTAAAACGGCTGCGCACGCTGAAGGTTAACAAGTGCCCACTGCTCACCAGTGCCTGCCTGGAGATCATTGGCAACAACTGTAGCTATCTGAAG TTCTTTCACGTAAGCGGCTGCGACCGGGTGAAGAAATCGAAGAAACGGTTAGCGCACCTTCCGTCCCTGAAAGCGGTCTACTTCGAGTGGTag
- the LOC128277859 gene encoding dynein regulatory complex subunit 6-like isoform X2: protein MMDFFIAKNHNTPDPAAVSATLPDSTKQVNGKRVKKRKVPTIMVTPPTPPPEPVFSGFNYLPMELLLKIMKQISVDDRLACGQTCHRWMEAAHNYLPFGRRIIYKFTNINFCDYEPPIKTFLEAFRIFPRISIKSCTFYGNSQFWPSFGDYVMELSIKNCLIRDTELLFVLENVPNLRQLKIEQCDELFRTWHFTKRITCCESHFVLPDLADVSLANNDFLDELHFNKLMTLAPNIAHLDISNCFKMVAAHRRVAMVEHIMRFINMHQFQLQTLNFSGTLAIDDICLSTLSMIDGLSLETFSMTFCDKIPSAIIDLLRRQPDLNITQDLEWKVGRHPIKAPGFISFLVRQTNLVHLDLTSSLGITDEVMELITTCLPKLKTLKLRRCILVTDEGIMNIVNLQDLEVLDLSNCYRISDHAMYRGVIGRKVKNFKELYLCELPTLSDYSLIQVTLNFEMIQILDLSNSPNAATDATMQYVNYYLVSLKQLYLYCCTKLTDSGLTGIDLPVKPMITWDKEETFPLDRLFKLRVLNLIGCYRITDLSLQEAFKLAELKELHLARCYQISEAGIAVLAETAKALEFLDLSECTNINDNCIEMLTRNLKRLRTLKVNKCPLLTSACLEIIGNNCSYLKFSYSSFT, encoded by the exons ATGATGGATTTTTTTATCGCCAAAAACCACAATACGCCGGACCCGGCAGCGGTGTCGGCCACGTTGCCGGACTCTACGAAGCAGGTGAACGGAAAACGGGTTAAGAAGCGCAAGGTACCAACGATCATGGTGACACCACCGACGCCTCCACCGGAACCCGTCTTCTCAGGATTCAACTATCTACCGATGGAG ctgctgctgaagaTCATGAAACAAATCTCGGTCGACGATCGGCTTGCGTGCGGGCAAACGTGTCACCGGTGGATGGAAGCGGCCCACAACTACCTGCCGTTTGGCCGGCGCATCATCTATAAGTTTACGAACATCAACTTCTGTGACTACGAGCCACCGATCAAGACGTTTCTGGAGGCATTCCGCATTTTTCCACGGATCTCAATCAAATCCTGCACCTTCTACGGCAACAGTCAGTTTTGGCCCAGCTTTGGAGACTACGTGATGGAGCTGTCGATAAAAAACTGCCTGATCAGGGACACGGAGCTGCTGTTCGTGTTGGAGAACGTGCCAAATTTGCGTCAGCTCAAAATAGAGCAGTGCGACGAGCTGTTCCGAACGTGGCACTTCACAAAGCGCATCACCTGCTGCGAGTCTCACTTTGTGCTGCCGGATTTGGCCGACGTGTCGCTGGCGAACAATGACTTCTTGGATGAGCTGCACTTTAACAAGCTGATGACGCTGGCCCCGAATATTGCGCATTTGGATATTTCGAACTGCTTCAAAATGGTGGCCGCCCATCGCCGAGTGGCCATGGTGGAGCATATTATGCGTTTTATCAACATGCACCAGTTCCAGCTGCAAACGCTGAACTTCAGCGGCACGCTCGCCATCGACGACATATGCCTCAGCACGCTGTCCATGATCGATGGGCTCAGCCTGGAGACGTTCAGCATGACGTTCTGTGATAAGATCCCGTCGGCCATCATCGATCTGCTGCGCCGCCAGCCGGACCTGAACATCACGCAGGATCTGGAGTGGAAAGTGGGCCGCCATCCGATCAAGGCGCCCGGGTTCATCAGTTTTCTCGTGCGCCAGACGAATCTTGTCCACCTGGACCTGACCTCGTCACTAGGGATCACCGATGAAGTGATGGAACTGATTACCACGTGTTTGCCGAAGCTGAAAACCCTCAAACTGCGCCGGTGCATCCTAGTGACCGACGAGGGCATAATGAACATAGTCAATCTGCAGGATCTGGAGGTGTTGGATCTGTCCAATTGCTACCGCATCTCCGATCACGCCATGTACCGGGGTGTGATTGGGCGGAAGGTGAAGAATTTCAAGGAGCTCTATCTGTGCGAGCTGCCCACGCTAAGCGACTACTCACTCATACAG GTGACGTTGAACTTCGAAATGATTCAAATTCTGGACCTTAGCAACAGCCCGAACGCCGCTACGGATGCCACGATGCAGTACGTGAATTACTATCTGGTTTCGCTGAAGCAACTTTACCTTTACTGCTGCACCAAACTTACCGACTCCGGTCTCACGGGGATCGACCTACCGGTGAAGCCCATGATCACGTGGGACAAGGAGGAAACCTTTCCGCTAGATCGTCTGTTCAAGCTGCGTGTCCTGAATCTCATCGGGTGCTACCGCATCACCGATCTATCGCTCCAGGAAGCCTTCAAGCTGGCCGAACTGAAGGAGCTTCACCTGGCGCGCTGCTATCAG ATATCCGAAGCCGGCATCGCGGTGCTGGCGGAAACGGCCAAAGCGCTTGAGTTCCTGGATCTCAGCGAGTGTACCAACATCAACGATAACTGCATCGAGATGCTGACCCGCAACCTAAAACGGCTGCGCACGCTGAAGGTTAACAAGTGCCCACTGCTCACCAGTGCCTGCCTGGAGATCATTGGCAACAACTGTAGCTATCTGAAG TTCTCCTACAGTTCTTTCACGTAA
- the LOC128277861 gene encoding uncharacterized protein LOC128277861: protein MQMSIESWFNLHYYGFGHEGASSSEEEQPEEDEEDDGSKGEPIEEIDDREFPFHDDVFYINVKAPRVRTGFDNLPMEILIHLFRFLNTVDRNSAALACKRWFNAMGYREFLGEMCYHFEDVSICDGAPPIALFLQSFRHFCNIKLTNVRFNGYCEFWDIFGEYIREITFANCTTITKSKLTMILKRLPFLESLALEECDELFKSWTPVDRKRVEPICRCLQKLALRKSSSFTVDHLDYLVAMGPNIASLEISKCLKQIDAPTRVKILTCILAIMERRKKKLRSVDFSYTMYDDLFLKQFAEIENMSLSQISLSFFERAPIKEPGIIDILQCHTNIVHLDLSSFLNLTDFALIEITGSLYRLRTLKLNGCWLLTDFGVESIYKLDCLRVLDLSDCDKISDRGFMKAIVDRRRDCMTELYLSMLPGLTDSVMLKISLTLLNLAVIDFCGSDCMNDTSVQFLFCYLKFLRVLRLNGCVKISDAGLTGENLPVAVIEIWDVQTTFEIAELRSLQELQVSGCFKVTDLALVHSFRFRELRQINLAHCVQISEEGIVAMSLNCPALEEIDLSDCFLVNDRCVEAMAKNLLRLRLLKLVRLPLLTGASIDSLVCHCKALRYLHIRGCNRLPKDSADRLRKIPTLRNVPKCCSE from the exons ATGCAGATGTCAATTGAAAGTTGGTTCAATCTGCACTATTATGGCTTTGGCCACGAGGGCGCGTCTTCGAGCGAAGAGGAGCAACCGGAGGaagacgaagaggacgatggcTCGAAGGGGGAACCGATCGAGGAGATCGATGACCGTGAATTTCCCTTTCACGATGATGTGTTCTACATTAACGTGAAGGCGCCACGGGTCCGCACAGGTTTCGATAACCTGCCGATGGAG ATTTTAATTCACCTCTTTCGGTTTCTCAACACGGTCGACCGCAACTCGGCGGCACTCGCGTGCAAACGCTGGTTCAACGCCATGGGCTACCGGGAGTTTCTGGGCGAGATGTGCTATCACTTCGAGGATGTCAGCATCTGCGACGGTGCGCCACCGATCGCACTGTTCCTGCAGAGCTTTCGCCACTTCTGCAACATCAAGCTGACGAACGTGCGGTTCAACGGGTACTGCGAGTTCTGGGACATTTTCGGGGAGTACATTCGCGAGATCACGTTCGCAAactgcaccaccatcacgaaGTCGAAGCTGACGATGATTCTGAAGCGCCTACCGTTTCTGGAGAGCCTGGCGCTGGAGGAGTGTGACGAGCTGTTCAAAAGCTGGACCCCCGTGGACCGGAAGCGGGTCGAGCCGATCTGTCGGTGTCTGCAGAAGCTCGCGCTACGCAAAAGCAGCTCGTTCACCGTTGACCACCTAGACTACCTGGTCGCTATGGGTCCCAACATAGCGTCGCTGGAGATCTCCAAGTGTCTGAAGCAGATCGATGCGCCGACGCGCGTGAAAATACTCACCTGCATCCTGGCCATCATGGAGCGCCGGAAGAAGAAGCTGCGCTCGGTCGACTTTAGCTACACCATGTACGACGATCTGTTCCTCAAGCAGTTCGCGGAGATCGAGAACATGTCGCTCAGCCAGATtagtctttcgtttttcgagCGCGCCCCGATCAAGGAGCCGGGCATCATCGACATCCTGCAGTGCCACACCAACATCGTCCATTTGGACCTGTCGTCGTTTCTTAACCTGACCGACTTTGCGCTGATCGAAATAACGGGCTCGCTGTACCGGCTGAGAACGCTCAAGCTGAACGGTTGCTGGCTGCTGACGGACTTTGGCGTCGAGTCCATCTACAAGCTCGACTGTCTGCGGGTGCTGGATCTGTCCGACTGCGACAAGATCAGTGACCGCGGGTTCATGAAGGCGATCGTCGACCGGCGGCGCGATTGTATGACCGAGCTTTACCTCAGTATGTTGCCGGGCCTGACGGACAGTGTGATGCTGAAGATCAGCTTGACCCTGCTGAACCTCGCCGTGATCGACTTCTGTGGCTCCGATTGCATGAACGACACGTCGGTACAGTTTCTGTTCTGCTACCTCAAGTTCCTTCGCGTTCTGCGCCTGAACGGGTGTGTGAAG ATATCGGACGCTGGGCTGACGGGCGAGAACCTGCCCGTGGCCGTGATCGAGATTTGGGACGTACAGACGACATTCGAGATCGCCGAGCTACGCAGCCTCCAGGAGCTGCAAGTTTCCGGATGCTTCAAGGTGACGGACCTGGCGCTGGTACactcgtttcgatttcgcgaACTACGCCAAATCAATCTGGCCCACTGCGTGCAG ATATCTGAGGAGGGTATCGTGGCGATGTCGCTAAACTGTCCGGCGTTGGAGGAGATCGATCTGAGTGACTGTTTTCTCGTCAACGATCGATGCGTGGAAGCGATGGCCAAGAACCTGCTGCGGCTACGGCTGCTGAAGCTCGTCCGCCTTCCACTGCTCACGGGGGCCAGCATTGATTCGCTCGTGTGTCACTGCAAAGCCCTCCGGTATCTGCACATCCGCGGGTGCAACAGGCTGCCCAAGGACTCGGCGGACCGGTTGCGGAAGATCCCTACGCTGCGTAACGTACCCAAGT GTTGCTCCGAATGA